A stretch of DNA from Atribacterota bacterium:
TAAAAGAAGGCATTAAAAATAATTAATGCCTTCTTTATCTGCCTTAAAACTATTATTATAAGCTTACAATAATGAACCTTGCACAATAAAAATACTATTAATCAGTCATTAATTTAGATTTATAGCTTTCCCAAACATCTATTACTTCAGGGAAATCTATCTTCAGTCTCTTAATGTTGTCTAAAGTAGGAACCCCATTTTTATCCCATCCCTTTCTCTTATACACTGCATCGCATAATAACTCATATTGTTTTTCCCTGAAATCCCGCAAAACTTTTATTTTTTCTTCAATTGTTTTCCCTTTGACGAAAAATCCTGCCTTTTCTTCTAATTGCTTATCATATAATTCAGCTCTTGACTCATATTCTTTTTTAGTTACCGGTCCAACCGCACGATAGGGAATTTCATCATATTTTCTGGTTCCAAATCCCATTTTCAGATTGAAAAGCCTCTGGAAATTATGAACTGCTTCGGATTGAGCAATAAGGTCTTCGGCAGTAATTTTCTTGCCGGTTACCCCTTCAAATATCCAGCAATAATTTTCCACATGTTCCGGTATTTTTGCCGCATTAATTCCGGAATATTTCTTTTTATTATCAGCAGGCTCTATATCATTCCAGGGGAGTTTACATAGTCCTACTAATGAAAACCAGGTTCTAAATAAAGGAAAGTAAAACAATGCCTCCGCTTTATCCTCAAATGTTGGTATCTGTTTATTCACCTGATCCATAAAAATTAACCAGGATTCATCGTGCTGGGGTCCTTTATTGGCAATGCCATATCCACCCTGCTGGGCAAGAGATTCCTTGGTTACATATTCGGAAAATTCCATCCCCTTGCATTCCATTCCGATGTCATTTAAAAAATCCACATCAGCGTTGAAATTATCAACAAAGTACTTTTTACAACGGCGTACTCCCTGCCCTGCTATCTTGCCAAATCCTTTTCCCTGTGCAATTAGATGTATGAGTTCTAATAAATCACCACCATTGCCAAACCTTAAATCCAATCCACCGGTTTTTTCCTTATCAAGCATTCCATTTTCATAACATTCCATCAAAAAGGCAATAGTTGTGCTGATTCCAATAGTATCCAGGCCATAATGGTCACAATAAAAATTTGCTTCCAGAACTGTGTCCGGGTCAAAGCAACCACAATTTCCACCAATACCGGCAGCAGTCTCGTATTCAGGCCCATCTACTGTTACCTCTTCACCTTTTAAAGGTCCTGTTTTTAACTTAAATTTATCAACTGCATGGGAACAACGTAAATTACATCCTATCCAGCAGGAATCACCAGGTTGTTTCTGTGAAAAACGTTTTCTCCAGACATCATTACTTATTTTTGGAGCTTCCACATGTGAACCATACTGAAAATTATGAACCGGTAAACAATCATGCTCATTCATATGATTTAACAGATTGACTGTACCGGTTTCACGCATTCCATTTTGAATATGATCTAAAGACAGTATTTCTTTAGTTAGTCGCTGTCCAGCTTTTTTTAATAAATCAGGTTTTGCCGGATTATTGCTCTTACCACTAACTCCACTGTATTTTACTACTATAGCAGCTACTCTCTTGTCTCTTAATACCGTCCCTGTGCCACCGCGAGCTCCTTGCTTTTGGCGTACTTTTTTTCGACCACGGTCATACCAGCTGAAATTTAAAATACCTAAAAGTGAATTTTCTGCTCCCTGCCCGGCAGAAACAACACTGATATTGGTTTTATCTTCTTCATTTTCTGCAAAATATTCAGTCAGTTTTTCTGCTAAAATATAAGAATTTGTTTCTTTATAAGGATAAGTCTGTACTTTAATTTCTCCCTTATTTCCATCAATGAATATTATTACATCCTGTTCAGCCTTGCCTTGAATTTCTAAGACATCCCATCCCGAAAATTTTAAGAATGGAGCAAAATAGCCACCGGCATTGTTATCATTAGCACTGCCGGTTTCAGGAGAAATACTAACGACATGACTTTTACCACAACCTGAATATTGGGTAATTCCACAGATTGGACCTGTACAAAACACTAACTCATTTTCAGGGTCATCCCATTTTGTTTCTGGTGTCACCGCCTGCCAGAGGTACCATAAGCCATAACCACGGCCACCAATTAATACTTTTTTAATTTTTACCGGAATATCTTTAATTGTAGATTCTTTGCTGGATAGATTTATATAAAGCGTTTTATCTGTATAACCATTGTTTATATTTACCGGTTGATATTGGGTGGATATTAGAAATTTTTCTTCAGACATTTTATACCTCCCGAATATCATAATTATTTTTTAATCTTATCTAAAAATTAAAACTTTTGTTCTTTTTTATTCTTATCCCAAAAATGTTTCTGCAACAATTCCATTAAGTCTGGTTTTCCGATTTCCTGTAATTCATACTGTACCCTGACATATTTTTTATTAACCTTCATAACTCTACTCAAATCTATTGGTGTACCAATGATGATTATTTCAGCATCACTATTGTTAATAGTTGTTTCTAACTCTTTAATTTGCTTTTCTCCATAACCCATTGCCGGTAACAATGTACCAATTAGCGGATATTTTTGATAAGTATCTTTAATACTGCCTACAGCGAATGGTCTGGGATCAATTATTTCCCTGGCACCATATTTTTGAGCAGCTACCACACCTGCACCAAACTGCATTTCACCATGGGTTAAAGTCGGACCATCTTCAATAACAAGAACTCTTTTGCCCCTGATTATCTCTGGATTATCAACTTTTATAGGTGAAGCAGCTTCCACTAATATCGCTTTTGGAGATAATTCAAAAATATTTTTTCTTAGTTGTGAAATATTTTCTGAATTTGCAGTGTCTATCTTATTTATTACTGCAATGTCTGCCATTCTCAGGTTCACTGCTCCGGGATAATAAGTTTTTTCATGCCCAACCCGATGCGGATCAGTGACAACAATGTGTAAATCAGGCCGATAAAAAGGAATATCATTATTTCCACCATCCCATACAATGAAATCAGCCTCTTTTTCTGCCTGCTTTAAAATCTCACCATAATCCACACCTGCATAAACTAAATTACCCATATCAATATGAGGTTCATACTCTTCCCTTTCCTCAATAGTGCAATGGTATGAATTTAAATCATTATAAGTCTCGTACCGCTGCCAGATCTGTTTTCTTAAATCTCCGTAGGGCATCGGGTGTCTGATTACTGCAACCTTTTTACCCATATTCTTTAATATTTGAGCTACCTTCCGTGTAGTCTGGCTTTTTCCGCTTCCCGTTCTAGTTGCACAGACTGATACTACTGGTACTTTTGCCTTTAGCATAGTGTTTTTAGGACCCATTAGCTTAAAATCAGCACCTGCTGCTAGTACAATTGAAGCCCTTTCCATAACATACTGATGGGGTAAATCACTATAAGCCAGTATCACCTCATCTGCATTATATTTATTGATTAAATCTGGCAAATCATCTTCAGGGAAAATCGGTATCCCATCCGGGTATAGCTGTCCGCTTAGTTCTGAGGGGTATTTTCTTCCTGCGATATCAGGAATCTGAGTAGCAGTAAAGGCCATTACCTGGTACTGTGCATTATTACGAAAGAAAACATTGAAATTGTGGAAATCCCTTCCTGCAGCACCCATAATAATTATGTTCTTTTTTTCCAAAGCAATCACCTCTTATATATTTAAATATATAATAATTTTAATATTTATGGGATTATAAATCAATTTTCTTTATTTAACCTGAATCTATGTCTAAAATTAAAAATGATAATTGGCAATTGAGGATGTACAATACAGGATTCTATCGAATGAGTATTTGATGAGAATAAAGCGCATCTGCCTTAATTCTTTAGAAGGTCAGAAATCCCCTGAGATTAAGGCAGATGCTATAGGTGAACAATCAATTTATTATTCTTTTTCTTCTTCCAATACCTCTTTTAATGGAAATGTTATGCCCAATTGTTTTGCTGAAATAGAAGATAACATGTACACTAAAACATATACTAATACAATACCAATAATTATATCAATAATAACCGGTACTCCAATCCCAGCCAGTATATAGCAAAAAGCAGCAATCAAGGCAACAGTAATAGCATAAGGTATCTGTGTTCGGACATGATCAATGTGATCAGAACCGGCAAAGGTAGATGACATAACTGTGGTATCCGAAATCGGACTACAATGGTCTCCCATTACTGCACCGGTTAAAACACTGGAAATTACAATTGGCAGAGCTGCCCCTACACTGACTCCAAGCGGAATGACAATTGGTGTAACAATTGCCATGGTACCCCATGATGTACCTGTAGAAATAGCAATCAAAGCTGAAATAATAAAAGTCAATATCGGTAAAATTACCGGTGATAAAGAATCACCTAAGGCCCCAACAATAAAAGGAGCAGTTCCTAATTCATCACAAATGCTTCCGATAGACCATGCAGTTATTAAAACTAATGTTGCGTAAACCATCATCCGTGCTCCGCCCATAAAAGAATCCATAATTTCAGCAACACTGGCTATCTTTTGAACAATATACATAATCATCGCTACAATGAAGGATATTAATGTAGCTAATAAGATTGCAAACATGGAATCTGCATCAGAAATAGCCTGGGAAAATGATTCAGCTTCACTTCCGCCACCGGTAGTCCACATAAAATAGAAAGAAAGAATAACTAATAATGCTAAAGGGACCCAAAGATTTGCCGGTTTTAGAGAAGCTTTTTCAGCAACCTTTAATTCTGTAGTTCCGGATAATGGCCGGGAATCTTTTTCCCACAATTCCCCGGTTGTTCTTGCACGTATTTCAGCTTTCAGCATTGGTCCATAATCTCTACCGGTATAGGCGATAACCCCTACCATGATAATTGCCAGTATAGAATAGAAACTATAAGGAATACTGCTTAGCCATAAATAATATGGTGAAACTTCTACTCCAGCAGGAATAGAATCCCCGATTAATCCAACCTGATAGCCAATCCATGTTGAAATTAAAAAGATGGAAGACACTGGTGCAGCAGTGGAGTCTACAATATAAGCCAGCTTTTCTCTTGAAATATGATATTTGTCGGAAAGGGGTCGAAATAGGTTTCCAATAAAAGCAGAATTTGCATAGTCATCGATAAAGATAACGATACCACCTAACCAGGCAAATATTTGAGCCATCTTTGAATTATGAGCCTTCTTGGCTAAGGATTCTAAAAAAGCTTGTCCGCCACCTGAGAAGAAAATCATACCCATTAATCCGCCTACTACGAAGAAAAACAAAATAATACTGGCATTCCAGGAATCGGCAACTGATGATACAAGAGTTGTAGCCGTAGTATTGACACCTTCCCAGAAATTTCCATTATTCAAAATTGTAGCACCGGCC
This window harbors:
- a CDS encoding aldehyde ferredoxin oxidoreductase C-terminal domain-containing protein is translated as MSEEKFLISTQYQPVNINNGYTDKTLYINLSSKESTIKDIPVKIKKVLIGGRGYGLWYLWQAVTPETKWDDPENELVFCTGPICGITQYSGCGKSHVVSISPETGSANDNNAGGYFAPFLKFSGWDVLEIQGKAEQDVIIFIDGNKGEIKVQTYPYKETNSYILAEKLTEYFAENEEDKTNISVVSAGQGAENSLLGILNFSWYDRGRKKVRQKQGARGGTGTVLRDKRVAAIVVKYSGVSGKSNNPAKPDLLKKAGQRLTKEILSLDHIQNGMRETGTVNLLNHMNEHDCLPVHNFQYGSHVEAPKISNDVWRKRFSQKQPGDSCWIGCNLRCSHAVDKFKLKTGPLKGEEVTVDGPEYETAAGIGGNCGCFDPDTVLEANFYCDHYGLDTIGISTTIAFLMECYENGMLDKEKTGGLDLRFGNGGDLLELIHLIAQGKGFGKIAGQGVRRCKKYFVDNFNADVDFLNDIGMECKGMEFSEYVTKESLAQQGGYGIANKGPQHDESWLIFMDQVNKQIPTFEDKAEALFYFPLFRTWFSLVGLCKLPWNDIEPADNKKKYSGINAAKIPEHVENYCWIFEGVTGKKITAEDLIAQSEAVHNFQRLFNLKMGFGTRKYDEIPYRAVGPVTKKEYESRAELYDKQLEEKAGFFVKGKTIEEKIKVLRDFREKQYELLCDAVYKRKGWDKNGVPTLDNIKRLKIDFPEVIDVWESYKSKLMTD
- a CDS encoding cyclic 2,3-diphosphoglycerate synthase, which translates into the protein MIALEKKNIIIMGAAGRDFHNFNVFFRNNAQYQVMAFTATQIPDIAGRKYPSELSGQLYPDGIPIFPEDDLPDLINKYNADEVILAYSDLPHQYVMERASIVLAAGADFKLMGPKNTMLKAKVPVVSVCATRTGSGKSQTTRKVAQILKNMGKKVAVIRHPMPYGDLRKQIWQRYETYNDLNSYHCTIEEREEYEPHIDMGNLVYAGVDYGEILKQAEKEADFIVWDGGNNDIPFYRPDLHIVVTDPHRVGHEKTYYPGAVNLRMADIAVINKIDTANSENISQLRKNIFELSPKAILVEAASPIKVDNPEIIRGKRVLVIEDGPTLTHGEMQFGAGVVAAQKYGAREIIDPRPFAVGSIKDTYQKYPLIGTLLPAMGYGEKQIKELETTINNSDAEIIIIGTPIDLSRVMKVNKKYVRVQYELQEIGKPDLMELLQKHFWDKNKKEQKF
- a CDS encoding Na+/H+ antiporter NhaC family protein, with amino-acid sequence MFRINRFNKGFTIVFIVIVVMMFLFLTGYAAQEEEEAVNYGIWSLVPPVLAITLCLVLREALISLFIAVWAGATILNNGNFWEGVNTTATTLVSSVADSWNASIILFFFVVGGLMGMIFFSGGGQAFLESLAKKAHNSKMAQIFAWLGGIVIFIDDYANSAFIGNLFRPLSDKYHISREKLAYIVDSTAAPVSSIFLISTWIGYQVGLIGDSIPAGVEVSPYYLWLSSIPYSFYSILAIIMVGVIAYTGRDYGPMLKAEIRARTTGELWEKDSRPLSGTTELKVAEKASLKPANLWVPLALLVILSFYFMWTTGGGSEAESFSQAISDADSMFAILLATLISFIVAMIMYIVQKIASVAEIMDSFMGGARMMVYATLVLITAWSIGSICDELGTAPFIVGALGDSLSPVILPILTFIISALIAISTGTSWGTMAIVTPIVIPLGVSVGAALPIVISSVLTGAVMGDHCSPISDTTVMSSTFAGSDHIDHVRTQIPYAITVALIAAFCYILAGIGVPVIIDIIIGIVLVYVLVYMLSSISAKQLGITFPLKEVLEEEKE